The Flavobacteriales bacterium nucleotide sequence AGCCTCAACGATCGTGACCAGCGAGCTCTTCATCGATATCGCGGCGGCCAACGGGCTCGAGTGTCCGGTGTGTTTAACGGGCTTCAAGTGGATCGCCGAACTCATTCGCGAAAGAGAAGGCAAGAAGACCTTTATCGGCGGTGGCGAAGAGAGCTTTGGCTATATGGTCGGAGATTTCGTTCGAGACAAAGATGCGGTAACAAGCGCGCTCATAGCCTGTGAGATCGGCGCGGAAGCACAATCGCGTGGATCGTCGTTCTTCGATCGACTGCTCGACGTATACATGAAGTACGGCTTCTACAAAGAGCGTCTGATCAGCATCGTCAAGAAAGGTCGCGACGGAGCTGCGGAGATCAAAGCCATGATGGACGAATACCGCACGAATCCGCCCGCGACGATCAACGGCTCCAAGGTTGTACGCATGCTTGACTACGCGAGCTTGGAAGAAAAGGGTTTAATGAACGGAACAACTAGCGCCATTGACCTGCCGTCGTCCAATGTGCTGCAATTTTACACGGAAGATGGATCCAAGATCTCAGCTCGACCTTCGGGCACCGAACCGAAGATCAAGTTCTATTTTTCGGTAAAGGGAAGTTTATCGGACAAAAAGAACTTTGGGGCCGTTGAAGCCGCGCTTGAATCGCGCATCGATGCCATCATCGCCGACCTCGGATTTTAAGCGGGTGCGGGAGTTGTGCATCGGCCCGTAGGGCCAACTCATTGGTTTTAGGGAAATTGTGTATATTTGGCACTTCCATTAACTGAGCTTAGGGATCAACCAGCCCTTTTTTACTACAGAACACCTATGAAGAGAATCTTTCTCCTAATCGCTGCGTTCGGTTTATTTACTGCCAGTGCGCAATCCATTACATCCGTGGTCGTTTCGGCCAATCCGGTCGACTGCCAAAGCTGGACCATTACGGTTGACGGTATGAAACCCATGCCGCAGTTTTACGTGCAAGGCGATAGCTACAGTGTATCGGGGTCGACATTGACGGTGAATATTGACTTCAATGCTCCGCCGATCGGAAACCCGATGTTTGCGCCATATACACACGTGATTACGATTCCTGCGAATGGCGTGCCACCGGGAGCGTACTCATTGAACGTAACGACTTTTAATATTCCTGCGAATCAGTCCGCAGGGAACTACAATGGTTCCGTAACCGTGGGGTCTTGTTGTCCGGCGGCGGCGAATTTTACCGTATCGGATAGCTCGTTTTGCTCTGTTGATACCGTGTATGTCACTGATCAAAGTGCCGGAACACAGAATGTTGAATGGTGGGTAAACGGAGTCCTGGATCATACAGGTCCGGGCGACTTCAGTTTGACGGGCTTATCTGGAGTCATTGAGATCGTGCAGGTTGCCATCGACTCGGCCTGTACCGACACCGTAACGCAATCCATTTATGTGAATCCGTTGCAAGCCATGGGCTTCAGCTCGGTTCAGGTGGGACATCAATTCACGTTTACAGCTGGTGGGTCGAGTGCCTTTACGTACGAGTGGGATTTCGGAGATGGAAGCACGGAAGTGGGAGCGCTTGTGTCGCACACCTACTCACAAGACGGAAACTACAACGTTTGTTTAACAACCACGGGTGCGCAAGGATGCTCAGGCGACTCTTGCCAGAGTGTAACTTACTCGACGGTCGGATTACCAGATGGGAAACACGAATTACGTATTTATCCAAACCCGGCACGCGACCACATTACCATTGAAGGTTCAGTGGATGGTCCAATTCGGTGGTACAACGAGTTGGGTCAGGAGATCAAAGTGCCGCTTCACAATGGCTCACAAGAATACCTATGGATCTTTGATTTGGCCGATATCCCAGCTGGTGTTTACTACTTACAGTGGGCCGATCGGGTGCAGAAGCTCCTTGTAAGGTAAGCAGGAACGATCAACGATACAGACGCTGCTGATCGAGCCAATTGCGGTATCGCGCAGCGTTGTGATTGTGGGCGGTGAGGTTCGTTGCGAACTCGTGATAACCCGGCCTTTCAACACTAGCGCACATAAACATGTAGCTGTGTTCTTCGTAATTGAGTACCGCCTCTATGGCCCGTAAGCTCGGAACCCCTATTGGACCAGGAGGTAATCCGTCGTACAAATATGTATTGTAGGGCGAATCGATCTGCAAATCCGTGGTGAGCACTCTGCGAATGACCGTATCCGTATGGTCTTGTTTTAATGCAAACACGACCGTGGGGTCCGATTGTAACCTCCAACCTCTTCGAAGGCGATTGATATACAATCCGGCAACGGTCTTCATTTCGCGAAGCTGAACCGTCTCGCGTTCCACGATGGAAGCCAAAGTACTGACTTGATTCGGGTTCATGCCGATCGACTTGGCGGCACTGGTTCGCCCTTCGTGCCAATATTGATCGTGCTCTCTAAGCATTCGCTCTATGAAGGCCTCGGCACCCGTATTCCAATACATCACATAGGTATTGGGTAAGAAAACCCCCAGAATGGTCTCGCGGGTGTACCCTTTAGCTCTGAGATAGTCGGGATCGGTCAACAAGGTTACAAGTTCTGTAGAGTCGGCTTCGAGTTCGCTGCTGACCACTCCAGCCAGTTCGTATACGTTATCGATGTTGTTGAAGGTGACATCTACGGGTGTTTGTCCGCCCGATCGCAGCAAGTTCACGATGTCATTGTTCGACATGCCACTCTTCAATAGGTATTTCCCACTTTTGACCTTTCGATCGTATTTCTTCAACTTAGCGACCCATTTGAAGCTCTTGACCGAAACAAGAACAGAGTCGGTGCGCAATTGCTCCACCACAGAGTCGAAGCGACTATCGGATTCGATATACAGATCGTACTTTTCGAATCGCTCGGTCACGTTCGACGACCAGATCGCCGAATAGGTTCGCGAAGCGATCAGCGCCACGATGGCCACGACGGCTACCAACGCGATCCTAAACCACTTACGCCGCATCATGGATAAACCTGTTTGAGTTGTTCATATACTTGATTGGCCCGCGGGTGATTCGGCTCGATCCGCAATATATGCACCAAATCGCGCTCGGCATCGGCCCATCGTTCTTGGTACAACGCAAGTCCCGCCCTATTCAGCAACCCGGGGACGTAATCCGGATCCAAGGCGATCGCCTCATCGTACAGCTTGGCAGCCCTTTCGAGGTCGCCTTCCCTAAGCCAATAAAAACCCAAATTATTCAAATTCTCCGGGTAGTACGGATACTCCTTATAAACGAACTCGAGCTGCGAAAGTGCCTTCTCGCGAAGCCCCATATCCATCATCAAGGTGGCTATCTTGTTACGAAACTCGAGTTGGTAGGGAGCCAGGGAGATCGCCCGGGATAAAAAGTCAAAGGCCTCTTCGTTTCGGCCGATATTCCTATAACTCTGGCCAATACGGTAGGCGGTCCACGCATCGTTGTTCGTAAAATCCGTCGACCTCAGCGCATCCAAGGCATTCGCCCTTCCCCGCTGATCGATGTAGTCGCAAAGCCCATCGAAGTCCTCACTCAGGAAGTGCCAATTCACCACCTCATACAACGGCTCCCCCGCTCGATCGATGAACACCTTGGCCGAATCCAAAAACTGCGGATACGCGGTAAATTTCTCATACTGCTGCAGGTAGGACCTCGCCTTCGTGCGATCGTTGGGCGAACCTTCGTTCACACTTACAAGTCCCATGAATTTTCGAATCTTTTGCGCCTGCGGCGCGATGTTCTCCTCCCCGGCCATGTCCAACTCCGGAACCCGGATCTTGTGATCGTGCACCGTTACGTGGGGTATATCGATGCTCGTGCTACTCGGCATATGGCACGCCACACAGTTGAAGTCATCGGCCGCCACATCCTCCTGAGGAGCCCTACATCCGAACATCGGCGTTTCACCGTGGCAATCACCACAGGTGGCGTTGAACTGCTGAATATTGGTCTCGCGCACACTTTTATGCGGATTGTGACAGCTGATGCAGTTGAAGGTCTCCTCGGCCCCCAAGTAGCATTTACTCTGCTTGAACCGATCGACGTGCGAGGCCATGATGAATTCATCTTCGCCGCCCTCATAACGGGGCAAAAACACGCTCATGACCTCAGACAAGCGCATGCCCGGTTTAAAGTCGTACCAGTCCTTTCCGGGCTTCAGTACCGCATTCCCCTGTAAATGACATCGCTGACATACCTCGAACTGCAGGTCGCCTTCCAACTTGGCCGGATTCACGATGCTGTAATCGATGAATTTACTCGTGTCGACCACTATGCCCTGCCCTTTCTCGATCACGTGGATCTGACCGGGCCCGTGACAGCGCTCACAGCTAATGCCGTCCGGAACGCCGTTGAACTTGTTCTCTGAACCCAGTACGAACTCTGGCAGGGAGTTGTGGCAACTCATGCATTCGAGCCCAATGGTTCGACTAAATCGCGTGTTGTTCCCGTTCTCGAATCCGGGCGGAAAATCGAGCTTACCGCTTTGGGTGTAGTACGTAAATGGCACTTGATGTAAGTAGCCGTTGACATTGTAGATATGCGAGTTCGTATGCTGACCCGAGCCGATGATGTAGTCGACCGATTCGATCCGCTTGTATGTGGTGTCGAGCCCATGGAGCCGGTATTCGAGCACCTTCAACTCTTCCCCTTTCCAGAACGGGTGGTACCAGAAATCGCGATACTCATCGTAAATCTTGGAGTCGGGGCCAAGTTTGCTCGAACTCTTGACCCGCGAGGCCTTATCAAAGCTGAGTCCCATTCCGGTGTGTACATAGGTGTCGTAGATATCGCCATGGCAGGCCTTGCAGACCTGCTTGCCGACATAGGCGACGGTATCCGCGAGGTTCTTGTAGGTCGGGTGTTGTTCATCGGGCCGCAGGCCCAAATTCTCCTTTTCATCGGCACTGCCACCGCCCGAACAACGGGCGGCCAAGATCACGACCGCGGTGGTCATCGACGCAAGCACCAACCATTTCTTCATTTCGATTCTTTCAGTTTCTGCAGCAGGTATTCATCGTGCCACCGGCTGCCTTCACGCACCCACCGTTTTTTGAGTCCGACCGTCTCAAAACCCAACCTACCAAACAGGTTTAGACTCGCCTCATTACTGGAGAGTATGTTGCAGTAGACCTGTTCGAGATCGTACTGCTCAAAAGCGAAATCGAGTGCTACGGCCAGTGCTTCGCGCGCGTACCCGTGACGGCGATCGGCCGGCAGGGCTATGAAAACGCCTACGCCTACTCTTTTGTTAGCCGGATCGAAATCGAAGAAATCCACGGTCCCAAGTGGTCGATCGGCATTCACGTCTTCAATGACCAGGCGCAATTGGCGGTACTCGTAAAGATCCTTATGCGCATTTTCGAGGTACGATCGCAACGTATCGCGCGAAAACGGCGATTGCGTTTGGGTAATGAGCCATACGTCGGGGTCGTTCTCCCAAGCGAAAAAGACCTCGAGATCGGTCGATTCGGGCGCACGTAACTTTATATGTTCACTGCTGAGCTTTACCATTGAACTTCGCCTTTGAAGTTCTCTTCGGCCGGACCCGCAAGTTCGATGTCTGTGTATCGATCGCCATCGCTCCGCCAATGCACCTTCACTTCTCCGCCCGGAAACAGGAGTGAAACACTTCCTTTTTCGATGCCTTTTTTCGATGCCCAGACCAAGGCGGCAGCCGTAGCTCCGGTGCCACAACTCAGGGTTTCGTCCTCGACCCCGCGTTCGTAGGTGCGGATCTCAAGGAACGAATCGGTTTCGACAACGAAATTGACGTTGGTTCCTTCTTCGCGGTATTTCGGAGCGTAGCGCACGGCCCTGCCTTCGCCCACCACATCGAAATCGTTCAGCGACTTCACGAAGCGCACGAAATGAGGCGAGCCGGTATCGATAAAGTAATCGTCGCCGAGGCTTTCTATTCCTACAACATCACTCATACCGAGCGCCACCCCTTCGGGCACTAGTTCGGCTCTATGCACACCGTCTACGGCGCGGAATTCAGTGCGGCCCGAGATCATGCCCAATTGCGCGGCGAATTTAACGGCACAGCGGCCGCCGTTTCCGCACATGGATGCCTCGTGTCCATCGGCATTAAAGTATACCATTTGGAAATCGTACCGCACGTCATCGCGAATCAGAATGAGTCCGTCCGCCCCAATTCCGAACCGTCGATCGCACAAATAGGCGATTTGCCCGGCTTCCCCGGCCTTAAAAAAGCGTTTACGGTCATCGATCACAATAAAGTCGTTTCCCGTACCTTGGTATTTAACAAAGGGTATGATCACGTTAAAGTCTTGTTAAAGCTGCCGTAATTTGCAACTTGGAACTCCTGCCCGGCGTTATCTGTCAAAATTGCAGTGGCATGGCATTTGCCCTGTTTCATCGACACCAAACATAATAATAATAAACCCTATGAAGAAGTTACTCGGAACCTTTGCGGTCGCACTACTCGGCGGCGCGGTAGCTTTAGGCGCATATACTTATTTCTTTCCCCAAAATCCATACGAGGTACGCATGGTAGAACCCGCTTCGTATCCAACGAGTTTTCGCCCTGCGGGCGGAAGCACACCTTTGTCGCGATCGGCCAGCTTATCGGCCGTGGCGGGTGCACCGGACTTCGTCAATGCTGCCAACAAAACCTTAGCATCGGTGGTACACGTAGAGGCGATCGGCTCTCAGGAAGTGACCTATAACAACCCGTTCTATGAGTATTTTTACGGTCAAAGCCCGCGACGCTCTACCCCGACTTTGAGCTCTGGCAGCGGGGTCATCATCGATTCGGATGGCTATATCGTAACCAACAACCACGTTATCTATGGCGCCAGTAAGATCCGGGTGACCATGGACGATAACCGGGTATTTACCGCTTCGCTCGTGGGCACGGATCCTACTACCGATATCGCTTTGTTGCAGGTCGACGAAAACGATTTGCCCTTTATCCCGTTCACCAACAGCGATGAAGTCCGGGTGGGCGAATGGGTATTGGCCGTTGGTAATCCGTTCAACCTCACGAGCACGGTGACAGCCGGAATCGTATCGGCGAAAGGCCGAAGCATCAATATTATACCGGAACGCTTTGCCATTGAATCGTTCATACAAACCGACGCTGCGGTAAATCCGGGGAACTCGGGCGGAGCGTTGGTAAATACCGACGGAGCGTTAGTCGGGATCAATACGGCGATATCGACCCGCACGGGATCGTTCGAAGGATACAGCTTTGCCGTTCCGGCCAATATGGTGAGCAAGGTAGTGAGCGATCTCAAAGAATACGGTACGGTTCAGCGCGCCTTTATCGGAGTCAATATTCGCGATGTCAATGCTCAATTGGCCAAGGAGTTCGACCTCAACCTGAATAACGGAGTGTATGTGGGCGGCCTAACTGAAGAAGGAGCTGCGGCCGATGCCGGAATGAAGGTCGGAGACATCATCGTGGCCGTGAATGACGTACCCGTGCAGCGCGTGACTGAACTACAGGAGCAGATCGCCCGTTATCGCCCCGGGGATCGTGTGAATGTGTTGGTCAACCGCGAAGGACAGGAACGCAATTTCAGCTTGGTACTGCGCAACATGCAAGGGAGCACCAGCCTCATCGACCGCGAAGAACTCATGGCGAGTCGCATACTGGGTGCGGAGCTCGAACTTCCCAGCCAGCGCGAACTCAGCGCCTATGGCGTCGATCACGGGGTGCGCAT carries:
- a CDS encoding PKD domain-containing protein, which translates into the protein MKRIFLLIAAFGLFTASAQSITSVVVSANPVDCQSWTITVDGMKPMPQFYVQGDSYSVSGSTLTVNIDFNAPPIGNPMFAPYTHVITIPANGVPPGAYSLNVTTFNIPANQSAGNYNGSVTVGSCCPAAANFTVSDSSFCSVDTVYVTDQSAGTQNVEWWVNGVLDHTGPGDFSLTGLSGVIEIVQVAIDSACTDTVTQSIYVNPLQAMGFSSVQVGHQFTFTAGGSSAFTYEWDFGDGSTEVGALVSHTYSQDGNYNVCLTTTGAQGCSGDSCQSVTYSTVGLPDGKHELRIYPNPARDHITIEGSVDGPIRWYNELGQEIKVPLHNGSQEYLWIFDLADIPAGVYYLQWADRVQKLLVR
- the mltG gene encoding endolytic transglycosylase MltG; translated protein: MMRRKWFRIALVAVVAIVALIASRTYSAIWSSNVTERFEKYDLYIESDSRFDSVVEQLRTDSVLVSVKSFKWVAKLKKYDRKVKSGKYLLKSGMSNNDIVNLLRSGGQTPVDVTFNNIDNVYELAGVVSSELEADSTELVTLLTDPDYLRAKGYTRETILGVFLPNTYVMYWNTGAEAFIERMLREHDQYWHEGRTSAAKSIGMNPNQVSTLASIVERETVQLREMKTVAGLYINRLRRGWRLQSDPTVVFALKQDHTDTVIRRVLTTDLQIDSPYNTYLYDGLPPGPIGVPSLRAIEAVLNYEEHSYMFMCASVERPGYHEFATNLTAHNHNAARYRNWLDQQRLYR
- a CDS encoding tetratricopeptide repeat protein — translated: MKKWLVLASMTTAVVILAARCSGGGSADEKENLGLRPDEQHPTYKNLADTVAYVGKQVCKACHGDIYDTYVHTGMGLSFDKASRVKSSSKLGPDSKIYDEYRDFWYHPFWKGEELKVLEYRLHGLDTTYKRIESVDYIIGSGQHTNSHIYNVNGYLHQVPFTYYTQSGKLDFPPGFENGNNTRFSRTIGLECMSCHNSLPEFVLGSENKFNGVPDGISCERCHGPGQIHVIEKGQGIVVDTSKFIDYSIVNPAKLEGDLQFEVCQRCHLQGNAVLKPGKDWYDFKPGMRLSEVMSVFLPRYEGGEDEFIMASHVDRFKQSKCYLGAEETFNCISCHNPHKSVRETNIQQFNATCGDCHGETPMFGCRAPQEDVAADDFNCVACHMPSSTSIDIPHVTVHDHKIRVPELDMAGEENIAPQAQKIRKFMGLVSVNEGSPNDRTKARSYLQQYEKFTAYPQFLDSAKVFIDRAGEPLYEVVNWHFLSEDFDGLCDYIDQRGRANALDALRSTDFTNNDAWTAYRIGQSYRNIGRNEEAFDFLSRAISLAPYQLEFRNKIATLMMDMGLREKALSQLEFVYKEYPYYPENLNNLGFYWLREGDLERAAKLYDEAIALDPDYVPGLLNRAGLALYQERWADAERDLVHILRIEPNHPRANQVYEQLKQVYP
- a CDS encoding GNAT family N-acetyltransferase, coding for MVKLSSEHIKLRAPESTDLEVFFAWENDPDVWLITQTQSPFSRDTLRSYLENAHKDLYEYRQLRLVIEDVNADRPLGTVDFFDFDPANKRVGVGVFIALPADRRHGYAREALAVALDFAFEQYDLEQVYCNILSSNEASLNLFGRLGFETVGLKKRWVREGSRWHDEYLLQKLKESK
- a CDS encoding diaminopimelate epimerase codes for the protein MIIPFVKYQGTGNDFIVIDDRKRFFKAGEAGQIAYLCDRRFGIGADGLILIRDDVRYDFQMVYFNADGHEASMCGNGGRCAVKFAAQLGMISGRTEFRAVDGVHRAELVPEGVALGMSDVVGIESLGDDYFIDTGSPHFVRFVKSLNDFDVVGEGRAVRYAPKYREEGTNVNFVVETDSFLEIRTYERGVEDETLSCGTGATAAALVWASKKGIEKGSVSLLFPGGEVKVHWRSDGDRYTDIELAGPAEENFKGEVQW
- a CDS encoding trypsin-like peptidase domain-containing protein; protein product: MKKLLGTFAVALLGGAVALGAYTYFFPQNPYEVRMVEPASYPTSFRPAGGSTPLSRSASLSAVAGAPDFVNAANKTLASVVHVEAIGSQEVTYNNPFYEYFYGQSPRRSTPTLSSGSGVIIDSDGYIVTNNHVIYGASKIRVTMDDNRVFTASLVGTDPTTDIALLQVDENDLPFIPFTNSDEVRVGEWVLAVGNPFNLTSTVTAGIVSAKGRSINIIPERFAIESFIQTDAAVNPGNSGGALVNTDGALVGINTAISTRTGSFEGYSFAVPANMVSKVVSDLKEYGTVQRAFIGVNIRDVNAQLAKEFDLNLNNGVYVGGLTEEGAAADAGMKVGDIIVAVNDVPVQRVTELQEQIARYRPGDRVNVLVNREGQERNFSLVLRNMQGSTSLIDREELMASRILGAELELPSQRELSAYGVDHGVRIKALESGKLRSEGIREGFIITEITVDNQTYDIKRPKDVGDALKGREDVGVFVKGFYPGGKVRYYAFGL